In Sphaeramia orbicularis chromosome 9, fSphaOr1.1, whole genome shotgun sequence, the sequence GGGCAGGACCCAGAGTGATGTCATCACCAGGAACGAAGGTGAGCCACAGGTGTTTGGACCAAATATtccaaaccagaaccagaaccaaacacacaaagaacccacacatgaagaagaaccatACACATGAAGAACCAGGGGAGTGATCATGTGGTGGAAGCTAAAGCTAATTAGCACAGATCAGCTGTTTACTGTCTGATCAGAGCCTTACAGTGTAAATATGTTTGGGTTTACTGAGTAGCTGTCAGCAGATGCttcaggtgacctttgaccccagcctGACGTCCTGTGTCTGTTCGCAGAGGTCAGATCGGATGAGAAGCCCCGCCTCCTGACCTCCACCCCCTGCCGAGATGAGGAAGGGTCCATCACACTCTTCTTCACCCCCCCTCACAGCTCCTCCACCAATCACAGACCAGAGCTGAGTGTCCTCGCCCACTTGGAccacagccccgccccttcagACCAGAGCCCCGCCCCACCATATGAACCTCTGTTTGAACTGGCTTTGCCTCGAGCCGCCACGCTGTTTGTCGGGAAGAAGACCCAGGTAAACAAAACCAGCATCTGAGACAGACTAATTAAACCAGATTAACTAATCCAGACTAAACTAATCCAGCAAAAACCAGGCTAATTTAACAAGAGTAATTTAAACAGATTAAACCAACTGGGTTCATTCAACCAGGAAAGATCAAATATGCTCATCAAACCAGGATAACTAAACTGGGATAGCCAAGTGACAAACTGATCCAGACTAACTAAACCAGATTAAATAAACCAGACTGATGTACTAAATTAACCCAGGTTAAAGGCTAAACCTGTGGGATCCTGTAGGAGGCGCTGCACAGGAGATCAGGGGAGCAGCAGGAGGGAGGAGGAGCATCAGAGGGGGCGGACCAGGAGGAAGACCACGCCCCCGTCTCTCCTCTGGAGGTGTTGGATCAACTGATCGTTCATGGACACGACGCCCACCAACGCCTCAGCCGGAGGTCAGGCTGTTACCATAGCAACGTGACTTAGTTACACACTTACACCACAGGGTTCGCCTGTCCTTAGGAGTTACATTTAATGTTAACTgtgggtgtttgtgtttgtgtttactgtttgtgtttgtttattgtttgtatccttgtttactgtttattcactctgtgtttgtttacagcttgtgtttgtttactgtttttgtttgcttatggttgatttttgtttatggtttgtttactgtttgtgtttgtttacggtttgtatttttgtttacTGTTTGAGTTTTGttactgtttgtgttttgtttagtgTTCGTATTTTGTTTACTGTTTGTCTTTGtcactgtttgtgtttttgtttactgtttttgtttgtttactctgtTTACTGTTTGTATTTGATTACTTTGTTTACTGTTAATatttgtttacactgtttactgttTGCATTTGTTTACTCTGttcactgtttgtgtttgtttactgtttgtatttgtttattctgtttttactgttcgtgtttgctgtttgtttactctgataactgtgtttgtttacgctgtttgttgtttgtttactctgtttaatgtttgtgtttgtttactgtttgtatttgtttactctgtttttactgttcgtgtttgctgtttgtttactccgtgtttgtgtttgtttactctGGTAATTGTGTTTGTTTACTCTGTTTATTGTTTGtatttgctgtttgtttgtttacaggcTGTCTGTGGTGAATAAGTCGTTGGATCGGAGCCACTTTGGAGGTAAACAACAGAGCATGAAAATCAAAGGTACCAGAAGCTAACGCAACGATCACACACAGACACTAATCAATAACCTGATCACTGACCTGATGGGTCTCATTGATCTAACAGCTGAGGTGAATCCAGCAGGTGTATGTGTTAACAgctgtctgacagcagagggcgCTACTCACACCTTTAATTCTGTGACTTGTGTTCAAATATGAATGAAGGTGTTTGTAaaagtgtcatgtgacctgtgtgaTGAGAATAGAATGTGTTTGAGTGTGAGTTAGAACAGTTAACCTGACTAACTAAACTAACCAGACTAACCTTAGTCCTCCTTCATGCCATGGTTCACCTGTGGTTCTGGGGGCGGAGTCTCTGGACTGAAGAACAGCTGTTTGAGTATTTGGAATCCCATACTGAGTACATACATGCAGTACTTTTACacggtaaatggactgaactcagagtgtttttctacgcccaaagcactttacattcaGGCCCTactgggattcgaaccgccaaccctttggtcattggacgacccgctgtgACTGAGCCACGCCCACGTACCTGCAGTGTACTACGTagtcaccaaggttctaatagttttggatttttcattttagtttagttttatttagtttggactttttttttctctaattcagttcgttttaattcgtttttagagcaggtttgcaagtttttagtagtttttgttattttctaaatgcttagttttagttttaattttagtttagtcgtctcttttctcttcttctttgtcgtcgtattcaaataaatcccagacgggactctgctgctttctcccaactttagtctccatgtttccaggtagagtggggaccagaagacgactggaaaccacaagtgaacacaagtgacggagcatcAAACGTCCTATGGTgctgctagataaaattgcttgagggaaataaatctattttatatcaatccgacactgacaaagatgaaaacgaagggaattttatcaggaatttttatacgttctagttagttttgtaagcactcaatacagtttcagttagttatcgtttttttcttttaattataggttttatttctttcagttaatgaaatatttttactgttctagttttcgtcatttcgttagttttcgttaatgataataaccttgatagtcACATGATCACTAGGCTTCTCACCATGGAAGCATCACCACAGTCTGAACATCCTCCAGCAGGACTTTGAATGCACCGCACTgccactgtatgtgtctgtctccCAGGAGGCCCCGCCCAGGGGGAGGAGCTTCAGGCCCTGAGGAGTCAGCTGCTGTTGGTCCACAGTCAGCTTCAGTACGAGCGTTTCAAACGGCAGCAGCACGCCATCAGAAACCGCCGGCTGCTCCGTAGAGTCATCAACGCCACGGCGCTGGAGGAGCAGAGCGTTGCTATGGTAACACAGCTAAGCATGAGCTACGTCGACTGGTGGGTGTGGTATTTGATGTAGGGTCTCTGTTTTTGGTTGTGTCGGATTGTTCAGTGCAGTTCtgaatgtagttttattttttgtgaacTGTAACTTCAGTCTCAGTTCAGATGATAAAAGTCTTTTCTCACACACTCTTTCATCCGGTGGTCCTTTTTAAATGAACGCCCGGTGCCTTTCCTCAGATGTGCAGTTTGTGAACAGACTGGAGGTCAAAGCCTGACAGACATggcgctgacctctgacctctgttgtGTTGCAGAGGGCTCAGCTGGGTGTCCAGGAGGCGGAGATACGAGCTCTGAAGGAAAGTCTGAAGGAGGAGCAGCGACGCTACACGGAGCTGCACGAGGACACGCAAACGCACAGCAAACAGCTGAACGCACACATCCAACAACTACTGCTGCAGCAACAGGACGTACAGAGGGACAACCAGAGGCTGCAGGTGAGGGGACACCTGACGGACAAGGGGTTTACCCGACGGACAGGGGACACTTGGCAGATGAGGGGACAAGTAACAGATAAGGGGACTCCCGATGGACAAGGGGGACAACCAAAGGACAAGGGGATTCTCGACTGACAAGGGGGACTCTTGACGAACGAGGGGACACCAGATGGACCAGGGGACACCCTACTATTACCACCCCCTGACCAGTCCGTGTAGACTGGTCCATCTGATGACAGTCTATTATAACTGTCTGTAAACACACagtcaaacaagaaaagcactcagagagcgcagacctccaccaagacagatctgcccccccccccccctacctgctggcggaggtaataaacatcgTCATCATCGGCGTACAGGTTTAGTCTATCTtgtgctgtgattggctgttgCAGAGCGAACTGCAGGAGTGTCAGAGCAGGCTGCGGGACCTGGAGGCGGAGCTTCAGAAGGCCAACAACAAGTCTTACAACGCTGAACACCAGCTGACCCAGCTGTCACTCAAGGTGAGCGCAGAGGTCCGGACTCATCCAACCCCCTTTAGGAATCAAAGCCCAAACCAACAGGAAGTCCAGGTGCAGCCGTCGAGTCTGAAGAGCGCCTCTGTTTGCAGCtttttgttcatgtgtttgtgttattttcagaGTTTCCTTATTCATGACTGTATCCTGTTCGAACAGATCATAGGTTGCAAAGGTTAAGGTTTATTTATCTGGTTCGTACGCCTGTTTAAGCCCCACCCACCGTGAACATCGAACCCTCCTattggtctgtgtttgtttggCAGCTGTGCAGCAGtgagcagctgcagcagcagatCTACATGATGAACCAGCAGCTCCTTCTGCTCCGAGAAACCAACAGAGCTCTGAGAGAAACTCTGGAGGCGGGAGACGGCAGCATCGACACGGTAACGCCCACTTCCACGGACACGTTGTgtccaaaacacaaaaataccagGCGACGCGAGAACATGTCTACACAGTAACACAAGATGGAGGTGTTTGAACCGACTTCAGTGTTTCCATCACACGCATTTCTACACTCACGGTGTTAAAACATACGAGTCAGTCCAACCCTTCAGACCTGttccatcatcatcagtcatcagtGTCACTATAAacctcaaactcctgttctttcaggttccacattcagtctgatcggatctgcagtgggtcggaccagtgaaataataacagaataactgcaaatttttgtctttgttttagtacaaaaaaacccattaaattataaaaatacttacttttataaactatccaaacaaaaaagatgtgagtaacatgaaaaaactgacatttcttaagaaaaatcagtgtaattttaacaatattctgcctccacttctgatttctacatatgcattctggatcagatctacaaagacactaaatcagtggttcttaacctgggttcgatcgaaccctaggggtttggtgagtcagtctcaggggttcggcggaggtcaagacacacactcgactcattagtcgagtgtgtgtgtcgggctaggtccgtgtatgtaaacaaatggcttcggagattctttctctgattgacatccaatatacgcggtgtattgttgttgcttatagcactacaacacatccggaagtgtttataatctcttccactcgtctgccgatgaattatttgagtattttccacatcgttgttatgacttttgctacttcctgttaaccacggaggcagccatgtgtagcgtttgtttacatttttcggtcactgcaccgttcagttacaatcatgtgacaaccgacgcaccgtcgcggatggagaaatcgtattacgctaaagccgagctagtgccgtaatgaaacaacgatcacaaaaatactgaaggagtataacgagaacttttttttttatacactacatgcaattatctttttttatgtcaaaattgcgtggttcagaaagttcggagcgagatgaaacgaaacccGGGtttacctgacggcctacacatacttatacacaacagcagaagtcccactgatttgcagtaaatattcattattattgtagcctgatggaaattaggtgacgggtgtgtgttaaaatgttaaaaatgataaatagcataaatacaataagttcattattggaacacATAAGGTtacaaattaaaaccatttcagtgtggtagtattaaaaaaggtcatgtctttgtgaaaaggtatggaatttgttgtgagttcatgcactgtattggttttgttctttgagcacagtgatgttaatgcacggttcattttgtgcactagTAAAACATATgcttgtgtcttgaatttgaaaaaaatcatattgtattttttaataaagaagggttcggtgaatgcgcatatgaaaccagtggggttcagtacctccaacaaggttaagaaccactgcactaaatactgaggaacagacagaaaagagttcaaattgtgttcagttttcttcagacatttcaggttgttcatatttacctccgccaaggaggttatgtttttgccagggtttgtttgtttgtttgtttgtctgtccgttagtgtgcaacataactcaaaaagttatagacagatttggatgaaattttcagggtttgttggaaatgggataaggaagaaatgattaaattttggtggtgatcgggggtgggggggcccacgggggggggcactgatcagccttggcggaggtctgcgctctccgagttcttctagttgttcaggttattcacattttattgttacaggatagtttgtaaatgtaaatattttcataatttaatgttattttttgctctgaaacaaagacaaaaatttgaagttgtcattatttatagacataatgtaatattttcctcacatcaaagcaagaagaaaatctgcagtcattcttttttgtcggttattctactgttattatttgactgtagatcatgttggtctgtatgtggaaccgcaaccgTTGAGCTGCTGTGTAAACTCTGCCTCCTTCTGTCCCGCTGTGTAAACTCCGCCTCCTTCTGTCCCGCTCTGTAAACTCCGCCTCTTTCTGTCTCGCTGTGTAAGCTCCGCCTCCTTCTGTCCCCCTCTGTAAACTCCGCCTCCTTCTGTCCCGCTCTGTAAACTCCGCCTCTTTCTGTCCCACTGTGTAAACTCCGCCTCCTTCTGTCCCGCTCTGTAAACTCCGCCTCCTTCTGTCCCGCTCTGTAAACTCCGCCTCCTTCTGTCCCACTGTGTAAACTCCGCCTCTTTCTGTCCCACTGTGTAAACTTTGCCACCTTCTGTCCCGCTCTGTAAACTCCGCCTCTTTCTGTCCCACTGTGTAAACTCCGCCTCCTTCTGTCCCGCTCTGTAAACTCCGCCTCCTTCTGTCCCGCTGTCATCAGGAGGTGTCCATGCTGCAGTGCAGCGTGGGAAGGGAGTACCAGCGACTGAAGGACAGCGACGTGCAGCAGCGACAGATGCTGGAGGCAGCCAATCACAGAATAGCAGAGCTGGAGGGTCAGCTGACCAAGAAGGACCAGCTGATCCTGGACCAGAAGAAGCTCCTGGAGGACACCAAGGCCCACAGCAGGTCAGGATCTGGCTCAGGTCAAGTCCAGGTCAGGTGTCTGTTTTTACAGCCCTGTCCCAACACTGGTCTCTCTGGTCTTACTAGTCtttctggtcttactggtctctcTGGTCTTACAGGTCTTACAGGTCTCTCTGGTCTTTCTGGtctctggtcttactggtctctcTGGTCTCTCTGGTCTTACAGGTCTTACAGGTCTCTCTGTTCTTTCTGGTCTCTGGTCTTTGTGGTCtctctggtcttactggtctttctggtcttactggtctctcTGGTCTTACAGGTCTTACAGGTCTCTCTGGTCTTTCTGGtctctggtcttactggtctctcTGGTCTCTCTGGTCTTACAGGTCTTACAGGTCTCTCTGTTCTTTCTGGTCTCTGGTCTTTGTGGTCtctctggtcttactggtctctcTGGTCTTTCTGGTCTCTGGTCTTTGTGGTCtctctggtcttactggtctttcTGGTCTCTCTGTTCTTTCTGGTCtctctggtcttactggtcttactggtctctcTGGCCTTACTGGTCTCTCTGGTCTTTGTGGTCTCTCTGGTCTTACTCGTCTCTCTGGCCTTACTGGtctctggtcttactggtctctcTGGTCTCTCTGGTCTTACAGGTCTTACAGGTCTCTCTGTTCTTTCTGGTCTCTGGTCTTTGTGGTCtctctggtcttactggtctctcTGGTCTTTCTGGTCTCTGGTCTTTGTGGTCtctctggtcttactggtctctcTGGTCTTTCTGGTCTCTCTGTTCTTTCTGGTCtctctggtcttactggtcttactggtctctcTGGCCTTACTGGTCTCTCTGGTCTTTGTGGTCtctctggtcttactggtctctcTGGCCTTACTGGTCTCTGGTCTTTGTGGTCTCTCTGGCCTTACTGGTCTCTCTGGTCTTTGTGGTCtctctggtcttactggtctctcTGGCCTTACTGGTCTCGGGTCTTTGTGGTCTCTCTGGCCTTACTGGTTTCTCTAGTCTTACTAGTCtctctggtcttactggtctttcTGGTCTCTCTGGTCTTTCTGGTCTTTCTGGTCTCTCTGGTCTTTCTGGTCTTTCTGGTCTCTCTGGTCTTTCTGGTCtctctggtcttactggtctctcTGGTGTTACTAGTCtctctggtcttactggtctcactggtcttactggtctttgtCTTTGTGGTCCAGGGCTCTTCTGTCGGCGTCTGAGGGCCGCTGTGTCGCTCTGAGAGCCATCACCCAGAGTCTCCAGGTCGAGATGCTCCACCTCTACAGCCAGATCCACCTGGGTCCTCAGGACCCAGATCCAGGAGAGTCCTCCAGGTGAACCAACCGTCTCATATGTCTTGGACTCGGTCCTGGTCCAGTGTGGGGTGTtcagtgccatctagtggtggtGGACCCTCATGAACATTAGAGtttaaacagaaaactaaaggaaaaaaacagccaGAATAAACCAGTCTGATGTAACCATGACAACAGGATGTAAAGTCTCCGCCTCTTTTCCACCTCTAGGCCAAACAGCGGCGATGATATCTTACCACCTCCTCAGGGCGGCCCCAGGCCCCGCCCCTCCCCATCGGTCAGCATCCTGAATGGCGGCGTGGAGCCCCTGTCCACCTCCCCCCTGCTCCTCCCCTCAtactcctcctcccccctcaccCGCTCCCCCATCGAGTCCCCCCTCGCCGTCGGATCCTTTCTGGAGCAGCGAGCGCGCCAGCTGTTCAGACCAACCAATCAGAACAGCCAGGATGAGGAGGCGGACCCACAGCAACAGAAggacaaagaggaggaagagaaagaggaggaggaggaggagcgggaGGTGGAGGAGACACAGACAGGGAGCCCCCCCCTGGgtcaggaggtggaggaggagacgCTCCTGGCTGGCAGCCCCCAGATGGAGCCGCCCAGCTGGGCTCCACCCCTGGCCCCGGCCACAGGCTCCACCCCCTCTGCAGACCTGACCCTCGCCGTTCGCCAAAGGAGACACGAACTGAGCATCATGGACTACGACGAGACCCTGCCAGAGTTCTGACGTCCTGGATCTGCTCCCAAAGTCCCCATGAAATGGCGCCAAGCGACTCAACGCCACGACATCAACTGCAAACCTGTCACCATGACAACCATCTGTCACCATGACGACCACCTACAATCACAACGTCCAAGTGGTccaaagtggttcagaagtttcCAGAGTTATTTTGTTTCTCACTGTTTGTATCAGTGGAGTTGAAGCTCCGCCCTCTGGACTCACTGATTGGCTGGAGTCTCACCTCTCCTGCTAACATCAGCCAACCAGGTCAGAGCAGTGTCTGGTCCAGGTCCAAACCCTAAACACCTCTGACATTTGTGCGGCTCCTCAGTTTATAGAGCTAGAAAAATACAGGTCATGTGACATTAGCGTCGTATATGAGACCGTCTGCGATAAAAACCCTCCAGTTTATTGAATTTAATGAACAATACTTTGAATGTTCGACTTAAACCACAGATAAAGGTGAGTCTAACTGAATCCACACGACTGTTCTGAACATGAACGTCTGCGTCTCAGTTTGGGTCCATCTGCAGATTTCCCACAATCCTCGGCATCTTcctgtgttttcagttttcaggACGATTCCATCCTCCTGTACCGGGTCCGGACCAGCGGTTCTGTGTGATACAGACCCGGACCACCCGGCTGGGTCGGACCTGGTGCCGGAGGACGTTTCCCAGCAGTCATTGTGGTTCAGGTGGGCGGAGCATAGGTGAGGCGTAGTCGAAGGCGTCAATCAAACAGTGGTTTCATGGGGACGCTGCTCTGATGTCCAGACGTCTGCACGGTGAAGGAgcagagctccgcccacaggCCTTTAGACCATGGACATGATGGACATGATGGACATGATGGACACGTGACAGACAAAACCAAAGACTGGGTCTGAGCTGGACCCCTGgtttcagaaccagaaccaaggaggaaaaaaacataaGGACATTTAACACtgatacatatgtgtgtgtgtgtgtgtgtaggtgtgtgtgtgtgtttgtgtgtgtaggtgtgtgtttctgtgtgtttgtgtgtgttcctttaaaaTCAGCTCCACTCTAAACTGAAGCTGAACTCTTTAAACTCgctgctgtttctgctgtttttgttCTCTGAGCCAAAGTCTGAACCGAAATAATTCTTTTAAACTCGCATCATCGTGGTGAAAATGCTTCAGATCATCAAACACACCAGAGCTGCCTCTAGAACACACTTTTATGCAAAGTTCCGAAGTATTGATTTATGGAAATGGAAAAGAATCtggaaaagaaacagaaataaaaagtatTGAATATAAAGTCAATGTGAATCTGTTGGTTTTTCAGgatcaaaaaccaaaacaaactctATTTTATTAAGTATCAGCAGAAGAatcaactgaaactgaaacaaacgctgaagctgaagctgaagctaaCGCACAGACCGGGAGAATAAAGGGAAAAACAAAAGCCCTGCACAGTTTGACATgattatattttctcttttttccctcAGATTGATGCTAATAAGCTAACATTTGATTTAAAATCAGCCAATTGGACATAAAACCTAAGCTGAAGTTACCCAGTTAGTGTTAGCTAGCTACTGATTTAGCATAAAAGaaggttttctttattttttttccttaaaggtAAACCTTCAGAAGTGTGAAcattaagctaacattagcttctgaggaaacataagggacatttgtacaagaaataaaaaacttaaaacaGTTTgactaaaatcagacagaatgcAAACAAGGAGCTAATAGCTAACATGCTAAACGGCTATcatgttagctaatgttagcgtGGTTCCTTCTTTTTGCATCTTATTAGCTGTTTTGCAGATGAATATTCTGGTGTTTGTTCAGAGAACATTAAAGCTCAGGTTTTACTGGATGAGCT encodes:
- the LOC115425744 gene encoding hamartin-like isoform X2 → MMSKEQVSISELLLSLDSLELQEAEQVRASVNQQLSSDRGGAVLSSLVEYYLDSSSSQAVLLLSSIRESHHKLLLEKLNEILGRPGTRLAALTLLGHLIRKQPPWVHHVSRSALLPSLLRCLKTDADVVVLITGVLVLITLLPMIPQAGKQHIYDFFDVFGRLASWSLKNPGHVPVVHLVHLQASVYSLFHRLYGMFPCNFISYLRLHYSMKENLDTFQEVVKPMLEHVRVHPELVTGTQDYELDPSRWRCYEVHDIVIECSRLSLDPLESSCEDDLPSSSSSAHRHHDTSFAPPTETPSGGRGFKASGSLSPPPLTHITSDIQVDDVTWSPSSQCGLSTPPPEPAATGTAHSLSRTASISGVKCPSSATVTIPPPTEHSHQPTDGGQVRRGQVKQHPITELEEASFQPIRESEGRTQSDVITRNEEVRSDEKPRLLTSTPCRDEEGSITLFFTPPHSSSTNHRPELSVLAHLDHSPAPSDQSPAPPYEPLFELALPRAATLFVGKKTQEALHRRSGEQQEGGGASEGADQEEDHAPVSPLEVLDQLIVHGHDAHQRLSRRLSVVNKSLDRSHFGGKQQSMKIKGPAQGEELQALRSQLLLVHSQLQYERFKRQQHAIRNRRLLRRVINATALEEQSVAMRAQLGVQEAEIRALKESLKEEQRRYTELHEDTQTHSKQLNAHIQQLLLQQQDVQRDNQRLQSELQECQSRLRDLEAELQKANNKSYNAEHQLTQLSLKLCSSEQLQQQIYMMNQQLLLLRETNRALRETLEAGDGSIDTEVSMLQCSVGREYQRLKDSDVQQRQMLEAANHRIAELEGQLTKKDQLILDQKKLLEDTKAHSRALLSASEGRCVALRAITQSLQVEMLHLYSQIHLGPQDPDPGESSRPNSGDDILPPPQGGPRPRPSPSVSILNGGVEPLSTSPLLLPSYSSSPLTRSPIESPLAVGSFLEQRARQLFRPTNQNSQDEEADPQQQKDKEEEEKEEEEEEREVEETQTGSPPLGQEVEEETLLAGSPQMEPPSWAPPLAPATGSTPSADLTLAVRQRRHELSIMDYDETLPEF
- the LOC115425744 gene encoding hamartin-like isoform X5, whose product is MMSKEQVSISELLLSLDSLELQEAEQVRASVNQQLSSDRGGAVLSSLVEYYLDSSSSQAVLLLSSIRESHHKLLLEKLNEILGRPGTRLAALTLLGHLIRKQPPWVHHVSRSALLPSLLRCLKTDADVVVLITGVLVLITLLPMIPQAGKQHIYDFFDVFGRLASWSLKNPGHVPVVHLVHLQASVYSLFHRLYGMFPCNFISYLRLHYSMKENLDTFQEVVKPMLEHVRVHPELVTGTQDYELDPSRWRCYEVHDIVIECSRLSLDPLESSCEDDLPSSSSSAHRHHDTSFAPPTETPSGGRGFKASGSLSPPPLTHITSDIQVDDVTWSPSSQCGLSTPPPEPAATGTAHSLSRTASISGVKCPSSATVTIPPPTEHSHQPTDGGQVRRGQVKQHPITELEEASFQPIRESEGRTQSDVITRNEEVRSDEKPRLLTSTPCRDEEGSITLFFTPPHSSSTNHRPELSVLAHLDHSPAPSDQSPAPPYEPLFELALPRAATLFVGKKTQEALHRRSGEQQEGGGASEGADQEEDHAPVSPLEVLDQLIVHGHDAHQRLSRRLSVVNKSLDRSHFGGGPAQGEELQALRSQLLLVHSQLQYERFKRQQHAIRNRRLLRRVINATALEEQSVAMRAQLGVQEAEIRALKESLKEEQRRYTELHEDTQTHSKQLNAHIQQLLLQQQDVQRDNQRLQSELQECQSRLRDLEAELQKANNKSYNAEHQLTQLSLKLCSSEQLQQQIYMMNQQLLLLRETNRALRETLEAGDGSIDTEVSMLQCSVGREYQRLKDSDVQQRQMLEAANHRIAELEGQLTKKDQLILDQKKLLEDTKAHSRALLSASEGRCVALRAITQSLQVEMLHLYSQIHLGPQDPDPGESSRPNSGDDILPPPQGGPRPRPSPSVSILNGGVEPLSTSPLLLPSYSSSPLTRSPIESPLAVGSFLEQRARQLFRPTNQNSQDEEADPQQQKDKEEEEKEEEEEEREVEETQTGSPPLGQEVEEETLLAGSPQMEPPSWAPPLAPATGSTPSADLTLAVRQRRHELSIMDYDETLPEF
- the LOC115425744 gene encoding hamartin-like isoform X1; this encodes MMSKEQVSISELLLSLDSLELQEAEQVRASVNQQLSSDRGGAVLSSLVEYYLDSSSSQAVLLLSSIRESHHKLLLEKLNEILGRPGTRLAALTLLGHLIRKQPPWVHHVSRSALLPSLLRCLKTDADVVVLITGVLVLITLLPMIPQAGKQHIYDFFDVFGRLASWSLKNPGHVPVVHLVHLQASVYSLFHRLYGMFPCNFISYLRLHYSMKENLDTFQEVVKPMLEHVRVHPELVTGTQDYELDPSRWRCYEVHDIVIECSRLSLDPLESSCEDDLPSSSSSAHRHHDTSFAPPTETPSGGRGFKASGSLSPPPLTHITSDIQVDDVTWSPSSQCGLSTPPPEPAATGTAHSLSRTASISGVKCPSSATVTIPPPTEHSHQPTDGGQVRRGQVKQHPITELEEASFQPIRESEGRTQSDVITRNEEVRSDEKPRLLTSTPCRDEEGSITLFFTPPHSSSTNHRPELSVLAHLDHSPAPSDQSPAPPYEPLFELALPRAATLFVGKKTQEALHRRSGEQQEGGGASEGADQEEDHAPVSPLEVLDQLIVHGHDAHQRLSRRLSVVNKSLDRSHFGGKQQSMKIKGGPAQGEELQALRSQLLLVHSQLQYERFKRQQHAIRNRRLLRRVINATALEEQSVAMRAQLGVQEAEIRALKESLKEEQRRYTELHEDTQTHSKQLNAHIQQLLLQQQDVQRDNQRLQSELQECQSRLRDLEAELQKANNKSYNAEHQLTQLSLKLCSSEQLQQQIYMMNQQLLLLRETNRALRETLEAGDGSIDTEVSMLQCSVGREYQRLKDSDVQQRQMLEAANHRIAELEGQLTKKDQLILDQKKLLEDTKAHSRALLSASEGRCVALRAITQSLQVEMLHLYSQIHLGPQDPDPGESSRPNSGDDILPPPQGGPRPRPSPSVSILNGGVEPLSTSPLLLPSYSSSPLTRSPIESPLAVGSFLEQRARQLFRPTNQNSQDEEADPQQQKDKEEEEKEEEEEEREVEETQTGSPPLGQEVEEETLLAGSPQMEPPSWAPPLAPATGSTPSADLTLAVRQRRHELSIMDYDETLPEF
- the LOC115425744 gene encoding hamartin-like isoform X4, whose translation is MMSKEQVSISELLLSLDSLELQEAEQVRASVNQQLSSDRGGAVLSSLVEYYLDSSSSQAVLLLSSIRESHHKLLLEKLNEILGRPGTRLAALTLLGHLIRKQPPWVHHVSRSALLPSLLRCLKTDADVVVLITGVLVLITLLPMIPQAGKQHIYDFFDVFGRLASWSLKNPGHVPVVHLVHLQASVYSLFHRLYGMFPCNFISYLRLHYSMKENLDTFQEVVKPMLEHVRVHPELVTGTQDYELDPSRWRCYEVHDIVIECSRLSLDPLESSCEDDLPSSSSSAHRHHDTSFAPPTETPSGGRGFKASGSLSPPPLTHITSDIQVDDVTWSPSSQCGLSTPPPEPAATGTAHSLSRTASISGVKCPSSATVTIPPPTEHSHQPTDGQVKQHPITELEEASFQPIRESEGRTQSDVITRNEEVRSDEKPRLLTSTPCRDEEGSITLFFTPPHSSSTNHRPELSVLAHLDHSPAPSDQSPAPPYEPLFELALPRAATLFVGKKTQEALHRRSGEQQEGGGASEGADQEEDHAPVSPLEVLDQLIVHGHDAHQRLSRRLSVVNKSLDRSHFGGKQQSMKIKGGPAQGEELQALRSQLLLVHSQLQYERFKRQQHAIRNRRLLRRVINATALEEQSVAMRAQLGVQEAEIRALKESLKEEQRRYTELHEDTQTHSKQLNAHIQQLLLQQQDVQRDNQRLQSELQECQSRLRDLEAELQKANNKSYNAEHQLTQLSLKLCSSEQLQQQIYMMNQQLLLLRETNRALRETLEAGDGSIDTEVSMLQCSVGREYQRLKDSDVQQRQMLEAANHRIAELEGQLTKKDQLILDQKKLLEDTKAHSRALLSASEGRCVALRAITQSLQVEMLHLYSQIHLGPQDPDPGESSRPNSGDDILPPPQGGPRPRPSPSVSILNGGVEPLSTSPLLLPSYSSSPLTRSPIESPLAVGSFLEQRARQLFRPTNQNSQDEEADPQQQKDKEEEEKEEEEEEREVEETQTGSPPLGQEVEEETLLAGSPQMEPPSWAPPLAPATGSTPSADLTLAVRQRRHELSIMDYDETLPEF